One Angustibacter luteus genomic window carries:
- a CDS encoding LysR family transcriptional regulator — translation MTPAQLRAFSAVVRQGSVKAAGVELGVSDAAVSLHVAQLRKELGDQLFVRTSSGLAFTPGGLRLASRAAEMLGLQDRTILEVSQAAGGRRMLRVAASSLFAEHGAPGLIQLFTSRADDLDVELSVSRPEDFERLLLTRSADVAIGPVAGPVDAALQRTEFLKYQSVVVVGATHPLAGGHASMDQLREQTWMLGPSAAQGLGSIAAMLRRIRVPEQNQRIFQSDAAALEETSRGRGVALTVSFVVARDVAQGRLVRVSGQGLQADAVWSIMTLRQPADAVAELTRFVTTPRATQAMLRGSGVNISHFKPSVHVTLWS, via the coding sequence GTGACACCCGCGCAGCTACGCGCCTTCTCGGCAGTGGTGCGACAAGGATCGGTCAAGGCGGCGGGCGTGGAGCTGGGGGTGTCCGACGCCGCCGTCTCGCTGCACGTCGCCCAGCTGCGCAAGGAGCTCGGTGACCAGCTCTTCGTGCGGACGTCGTCCGGGCTGGCGTTCACGCCGGGCGGGCTCCGGTTGGCCAGCCGGGCGGCCGAGATGCTCGGGCTGCAGGACCGCACCATCCTCGAGGTGAGCCAGGCCGCCGGTGGACGGCGGATGCTCCGGGTGGCTGCGTCGAGCCTGTTCGCCGAGCACGGCGCGCCGGGCCTGATCCAGCTGTTCACCAGCCGGGCGGACGACCTGGACGTCGAGCTCAGCGTGAGCCGGCCCGAGGACTTCGAGCGGCTGCTGCTGACCCGCTCCGCCGACGTGGCAATCGGCCCGGTGGCCGGCCCGGTCGACGCCGCGTTGCAGCGCACCGAGTTCCTGAAGTACCAGAGCGTCGTCGTCGTCGGCGCCACGCATCCGCTGGCCGGTGGCCACGCCTCGATGGACCAGCTGCGCGAGCAGACCTGGATGCTCGGACCCTCAGCGGCGCAGGGACTCGGCTCGATCGCGGCCATGCTGCGTCGCATCCGGGTCCCGGAGCAGAACCAGCGGATCTTCCAGAGCGACGCCGCCGCGCTCGAGGAGACGTCGCGCGGGCGCGGGGTCGCCCTCACCGTGTCCTTCGTGGTGGCCCGGGACGTCGCCCAGGGCCGGCTCGTGCGGGTGTCCGGTCAGGGGCTGCAGGCGGATGCGGTGTGGAGCATCATGACGCTGCGCCAACCGGCGGATGCGGTGGCAGAGCTGACCCGGTTCGTCACCACCCCCCGGGCGACCCAGGCGATGCTGCGCGGGTCCGGGGTGAACATCAGCCACTTCAAGCCGTCGGTGCACGTCACGCTCTGGAGCTGA